From the Aquirufa lenticrescens genome, the window GATTCAAAGAAACGAACTTCACGGTATCGCCGATGGAATAGGACCAAAGGCCGGCATTCGTCGTCAACAAGAGCGCGTAATTAACGTCTAATGAGACCTCTGTGAGGCTTAAGCGGACTGGGTTAGCACCGAAATAGGTATCCGTAGGAACAAACTCAAAGAAAATCCCGCCGTCTACGTTCAATAAAAGCCCTGGTTCGCCCGAAGAGTCGTCAAACGCAATGAACCCCTCCGAAGCGGGATATGTCTCCACCACGTCAATTTCTCGGCCTATCGAGGCCAGTAGTTTCTCCCGGTATGGCTCGAAGTTTACGCCGCCGGTCACGAAGACCTGGAAATCGGGGAAGAGGTCGCCTATTTTTTGGCCAGATAACTCCTCTAGACGATCAAAATACATCTGCACCCAAGGCGGAATCCCGGAAATCAATCCCATCCGCTTCGAAATCGTTTCTTGCACAATGGCCTCGAGCTTTTGCTCCCAGTCTTCAATGCAATTCGTCTCATAAGATGGCATCTGATTGCCGCGTAAATAACCTGGCACATGGTGGTTCACGATCCCCGAAAGGCGGCCAGTGGGCACTCCATTCGTCTCGGTCATCTCCGGAGAACCGCTTAGAAAAATCAACTTCCGGTCTAAAAACGACGCATTGCCACTATAATAAACATAATGCAACAAGGCATCTCGCGCAGCAGTAATGTGAAAAGGCATCGAATCCGATGAGATGGGGATGTATTTGACGCCGGAGGTGGTGCCGGAGGTTTTGGCAAAATAGGCTGGTTTTCCTGGCCA encodes:
- a CDS encoding GH3 auxin-responsive promoter family protein — translated: MGIRSFFAKPLAARVVKKYRLSQQQAFERQDFWLKQMVAKAEKTLFGRGHSFSKIKNYLDYRSNVPIFEYEDIKPYIDEVVAGKEDILWPGKPAYFAKTSGTTSGVKYIPISSDSMPFHITAARDALLHYVYYSGNASFLDRKLIFLSGSPEMTETNGVPTGRLSGIVNHHVPGYLRGNQMPSYETNCIEDWEQKLEAIVQETISKRMGLISGIPPWVQMYFDRLEELSGQKIGDLFPDFQVFVTGGVNFEPYREKLLASIGREIDVVETYPASEGFIAFDDSSGEPGLLLNVDGGIFFEFVPTDTYFGANPVRLSLTEVSLDVNYALLLTTNAGLWSYSIGDTVKFVSLNPYRIVVTGRIKHFISAFGEHVIAEEVEKALAAALSACPEARVVEFTVAPQVSPASGLPYHEWLIEFSSPPSSLSAFQEALDASMCAQNIYYRDLITGSILRPLVLTSLPAGAFISYMKSQGKLGGQNKVPRLSNDRVLAEGVLRT